From the Manis javanica isolate MJ-LG chromosome 13, MJ_LKY, whole genome shotgun sequence genome, one window contains:
- the BST2 gene encoding bone marrow stromal antigen 2, giving the protein MAPAFYHYMPVPMGDCSKESVLRNHRVPWWLVVLLVLVVVGLTVTMIIYIVKANSETCKNGFQAEKECLSVTHPLQQQLDQTQEDLWGIKAQAAICNQTVETLNASLEEEKVHSREKQDQVQKLQGEIMNLVQKLQSALAEVEQLRRLSETSGGETTSTSNQKKVSPFLFTGLLLLGLRALLS; this is encoded by the exons ATGGCACCTGCTTTTTACCACTATATGCCTGTGCCCATGGGTGACTGCTCAAAGGAGTCAGTACTGAGGAACCACAGGGTGCCCTGGTGGCTAGTGGTCCTGCTGGTCCTGGTGGTGGTGGGTCTGACTGTGACCATGATCATCTACATTGTCAAGGCCAACAGTGAGACCTGCAAGAATGGCTTCCAAGCAGAGAAGGAGTGTCTCAGTGTCACCCACCCCCTGCAGCAGCAGTTAGACCAGACCCAGGAAGACTTATGGGGGATCAAGGCCCAGGCTGCCATCTGCAACCAGACTGTG GAAACTCTGAATGCGtccctggaggaggagaaggtTCACAGCCGGGAGAAGCAGGACCAAGTGCAGAAGCTTCAGG GAGAGATCATGAATTTGGTACAGAAGCTGCAGAGCGCTTTGGCAGAGGTGGAGCAACTAAG GAGACTGAGTGAGACCTCCGGCGGGGAGACCACCTCCACCAGCAACCAGAAAAAAGTCAGCCCCTTTCTGTTCACTGGACTCCTGCTCCTGGGCCTCCGGGCTCTACTATCCTGA